In the Leifsonia sp. 466MF genome, one interval contains:
- a CDS encoding hydroxyacid dehydrogenase, with the protein MARKDSPHALVVMARDVYEHQFDVARLARLRRIARVEEPVFTDDLEDPAIVERLSTVEVLLTGWGAPRLDAARLDRMPRLRAMLHCAGSVRPQVTEAFWERGIRATSAAEVNAVPVAEFTLAAIIFAGKKAPFIAADASTHGDNGLHITRYGELSNLGRTIGVVGFSRVGRRVVELVQQLGDVTCLVADPYADPAGIAAAGGVPVALDDLLPRVDVLSLHAPELPATRHLIGSAELAALPAHATLINTARGSLVDTAALERECVSGRLNAILDVTDPEPLPADSVLHRLPNAMVTPHLAGSLGSELKRMTDAALDELERFAGGRPFRDEVTREDLLLSA; encoded by the coding sequence ATGGCGAGGAAGGACTCTCCGCACGCGCTCGTGGTCATGGCGCGAGACGTCTACGAGCATCAGTTCGACGTCGCGCGGCTGGCGCGGCTGCGCCGGATCGCCCGCGTGGAGGAGCCGGTCTTCACCGATGACCTCGAGGATCCCGCCATCGTCGAGCGTCTGTCGACCGTCGAGGTTCTGCTCACCGGATGGGGTGCACCACGGCTCGATGCCGCACGGCTCGATCGGATGCCGCGGCTCCGCGCCATGCTGCACTGCGCGGGCAGCGTTCGCCCTCAGGTGACGGAGGCGTTCTGGGAGCGCGGGATCCGCGCGACGTCCGCGGCGGAGGTCAACGCGGTGCCCGTCGCCGAGTTCACGCTCGCGGCGATCATCTTTGCCGGAAAGAAGGCGCCATTCATCGCGGCGGATGCCTCGACGCACGGCGACAACGGCCTCCACATCACCCGGTACGGGGAGCTGTCGAACCTCGGCCGGACGATCGGCGTCGTGGGGTTCAGCCGCGTCGGGCGCCGGGTGGTCGAACTCGTCCAGCAGCTCGGCGACGTCACCTGTCTGGTCGCCGATCCGTACGCCGATCCCGCCGGGATCGCGGCGGCCGGCGGGGTGCCGGTCGCCCTGGACGACCTTCTGCCGCGGGTGGATGTGCTCTCGCTGCATGCGCCGGAGCTCCCGGCGACCCGTCACCTGATCGGATCGGCCGAGCTCGCGGCGCTTCCCGCACATGCCACTCTGATCAATACGGCCCGCGGGAGCCTCGTCGACACGGCCGCGCTCGAGCGCGAATGCGTCTCCGGCCGGCTCAACGCGATCCTCGATGTCACCGACCCGGAGCCGCTTCCGGCCGACTCGGTCCTGCACCGCCTGCCGAATGCGATGGTGACACCGCATCTTGCGGGGTCGCTCGGATCGGAGCTCAAGCGGATGACCGACGCCGCGCTCGACGAGCTGGAACGATTCGCCGGCGGTCGCCCCTTCCGCGACGAGGTGACGAGGGAGGACCTGCTGCTCAGCGCCTGA
- a CDS encoding diacylglycerol/lipid kinase family protein: MSSDLIPSMPARRAAVVFNPSKVQVAALRTAVATEESAGAWADSAWFETSAADDGRAAVLDAAASEPELIVVAGGDGTLRAAAEALAGTGIPIGLIPSGTGNLFARELGLPLNNLRAAVTVAFTGRDRPVDLGLATLERPNGELVERAFLVMAGIGLDAQMAAKTNQELKKRIGWLAYSDPIARSILGNRQFDLTFRLDDEPEVSTRAHTVIVGNSGSLTAGLLLIPAATIDDGMLDAVILRPGRGAGWTNIGYRLTFNRLLHRTGFGRFVGRLTPEPRAIRYAQARKLQVRFEEPQEIQLDGDPNGSVIAATLTVTHHALTMRVRLRR, from the coding sequence GTGAGCTCTGACCTGATCCCGTCGATGCCGGCTCGGCGGGCGGCGGTCGTGTTCAACCCGAGCAAGGTCCAGGTCGCCGCCCTGCGCACCGCCGTCGCCACGGAGGAGTCCGCGGGCGCATGGGCGGATTCGGCGTGGTTCGAGACCAGCGCGGCCGACGACGGGCGCGCCGCCGTCCTGGATGCGGCCGCATCCGAGCCCGAGCTGATCGTCGTCGCGGGCGGCGACGGAACGCTGCGAGCGGCCGCGGAGGCTCTGGCGGGCACGGGCATCCCGATCGGCCTCATCCCGTCGGGCACCGGCAACCTGTTCGCCCGCGAGCTGGGCCTGCCGCTGAACAACCTGCGCGCGGCCGTCACCGTCGCCTTCACCGGCCGCGACCGACCGGTCGATCTGGGTCTGGCGACGCTCGAACGGCCGAACGGCGAGTTGGTGGAGCGCGCGTTCCTCGTCATGGCCGGGATCGGGCTCGACGCCCAGATGGCAGCGAAGACCAATCAGGAGCTGAAGAAGCGGATCGGCTGGCTGGCGTATTCGGACCCGATCGCCCGCAGCATCCTCGGCAACCGGCAGTTCGACCTCACCTTCCGCCTGGACGACGAGCCGGAGGTGTCGACCCGCGCTCACACCGTCATCGTCGGGAACTCGGGCAGCCTCACCGCCGGGCTGCTGTTGATCCCGGCCGCGACCATCGACGACGGGATGCTGGACGCCGTCATCCTGCGGCCCGGACGCGGCGCGGGCTGGACGAACATCGGCTACCGCCTCACCTTCAACCGCCTGCTCCACCGGACCGGGTTCGGCCGGTTCGTCGGCCGCCTGACACCCGAGCCGCGGGCGATCCGGTACGCGCAGGCCCGCAAGCTGCAGGTGCGGTTCGAGGAGCCGCAGGAGATCCAGCTCGACGGCGACCCCAACGGCTCGGTGATCGCGGCGACGCTGACCGTGACGCATCACGCGCTGACGATGCGGGTGCGGCTCAGGCGCTGA